The Sorghum bicolor cultivar BTx623 chromosome 6, Sorghum_bicolor_NCBIv3, whole genome shotgun sequence genome contains the following window.
cagaggggaagtgcatgtggacttctccggttccaatgtagatgattgctttaacagtgctgaggaacggtcttccaaggatgatgggtggatcgtacttgtcttctcccatgtcaataaccttaaaatcatctggagctgaatgtatgtcggttttaggggcatggttccgaataggagctgataggtgactggcagccattatgttgacacctgacccggtgtcgcaaagcatcttctgaaaagaatatccgttgattgtgaactcgatgcttgggacaccagggtcgtccttcttgatcaagaaaggtgacttgagttgacgatcttgacctccttgagctgtagtgaccatcttagctgactcggtacacatttgcttgttcttgttcctcctattggtcctcttccttggttcatgtcgggattgctctgagatttgtgtagtcttgttcttgaaggaaaacatctccttcctccccttgatgtagaaactgatcttggcagcactagcgtagatgacatctcctcaggtgttcaggaatggcctccgtaCACTACAAGAATCCTGGGCTTCTGTGACAGTCTAAATATGACGATCAGGGCCTGTTTCCTGTCATTGTCTGTCCGCAGTGACGAACTGACTGTTGTCACAGAAGGTGGGTCACCAGAGGGCTTCTGTGACCATCAGAGGACGTCGTCATTGATACAGTGACGATAGTTCTCCTATCATTGATGCTATGACGAGACTAAACTCGTCATAACTAATTCAACCAGATAACGCCACATGTATGATGACATGGCACATGTGACATGACAAATGGCAATTCACTTTCAGCCCATATAGTATATgggctcttttcttttttcaatTACAATCAGcacaattgtttttttttttggcccaACTACAAATTAATATTTTTTCGTTTGCAGCCCAACATCAGTTTTGGGTCAGCCCAAACTCCAGCACAAGAAATCTAGGCCCATATTTTGGATCTACCCAATTAAAGAAATAATCACATATTATAAACCACAAGCAATTGCTCAGTTATAAAGCATGTTACCCATGCAACAAAATACTTTCCAGCCATAATGTAATAATCAATTCAGTCATACAATATCAACTCCAGAATACATATTACATATCCAAAAGACATTCCAGCCACATTCCAGGCTTCCATCCACCTTCCAACCACTACACAGAACTAATAGGCACCTAACAAGAGTCAACCAGCCATCTTCAAGTTCAACTGCTACACAAAGTAGCCGCCACACAGAAGCAGCCAGCAGCAGATTCCAGCAACCAAAATATCATGCGCTGAAGTACCAGCATGCACCAAAATCCACTATGGCACACATTCAGCAGCAGCACAAAAGGGATCACAGCCTCCAAGTTCAACAACTACACTAAAATTACCAGCCTTCAAAATCCATGTTAAGCCACCAAATTCCTGTTCAACCATACACATACACCATGAGTTCAGCAACCAAAGAAACAGCACAACAGTCTTGATTTGGATGCAAACGCACAAGAGACAAGTTGTGTACCTGAGGATCAGCTAGCTTAGGGAGGAGCAATCTGACTCTGCCCAAATGCTATCATTTGGCGAAGGAGGCTCTGATTTTCTGCTGCCATCTTCCTCAGGCTCGCAATCTCCTCAGCTTGTTTGTCCACTTTTGCATCAGATTCCTGTGCCTGTGCCTTCAATCTTTCAAGCTCCTGCTGAAGTCGTGCAGATTCTAGCTTCTTTGCATCCAGTTCAGTTTGGAGGTCTTTCACCACATTTGGTGTCTTGGCAGCAGGCTGCTGAATTCCAACATTGCGCAGAAATGTATTTGACTTTGGCAGTACTTTGGAAATAGCTTCAATAGAAGTCTTAGCTTGCTGTCCATCTTCCACTGGTGGTGAagtgagggcttcctgggcaTGCATATCATCCTAGCAATCAAAGAAAGGTTTCAATTATGCATTACAATATAAATAAAGGCTCTGCACAAGGtacttaataaaaggaaagaagAGGTAAGAATCCAGTACTTACTATAGCTTTCTTCACTGGTTCACTAAAACCTTTGGTTTTGCTGCAGTGGAATTCCTCAAATAGATTAATTGCAGTGGGCTCACTGTCTTTGTATTTTTCTTGCTACTACAATGTTGAGAGAAACATGATGGCATGAGTAATGGTTATGTTAAAGTACACACATTAACACAAAAAACATGTTCTCCAGCACAAGAAATCCAGTTGACATTAATTCTTTGTATTAAACATTGACACTGGTTGCTATGTATAAACTTAGTTGATGTCACCCCAAATAAGTAGAGTAATCAAACCAAACTGATACAAATTTCTGAACAAGAGTATTTGGCACATCCAACTATATGACATTATAATTATTTCTTACCACGACATAGGCTTGTGCAATGTAGGACCGAGATCCGGTACGCTGTTGATACTTAACTTTCTCACGATTCAGTTGGTTTTTGGCACATTTATCCTGCACATGACACAATTACATAGCATAAGCAATAGAACTATGCATCTATTATTTCCACCCAACCTCATTTTGATTTGTTTCATAGACCACTATTACATCAGGAATGCAAATAAAGCTATAATCTGGACTACgcataaaaaaatcaaatttatgTTGATGTATCATAGGAAGCTATGTGGTTAAAAAACTTAGGAAGTTTACATGAATTATTATCAGATGTAGCTGGCATGTTCCATTTTCTACAAACAGATTCAAAAGCGACCTCATATCTAAGTAATAGGCTCAGACAAATTGAAACAAGCATTACCTTGTGCTCTGGACTTGACCACATGTCTACCAATTGTCTCCATTCTTCATCACTCATATGCTTCAATGGCGATGTAGTCCTCACTTGATTAGCTGGTACGCCATCAAAGTACTTTTTCTTTAGCCTATACCTCATTTGGCGTACTCCACCCTTTAGGATGTCTTCACATGCAGCTTTTACAGGGCTGCTGTCGGTGTTAATGTCGAATTTTATCTATTCATTGAATATCATACCATTAAGCTTTGACAAAAGTAGAAATTAGGAAGTAACTACAAAAATTATATGCAATGTTCAGTACATATGGCTAATGTAAGCAGCAAGATTAATTAGCGCACATCAGGAGCACATGGTAAACAAATGAGGCTTAGCCAAAACATGCATTTGAATAGAATGAGCATCATTTATGAACAACATGCATAGATGATATATGGGCATAGTGACCAGCACATACCAAGACGGATAACAAGTCCAAACTGCATGTAGGTTTACTTATATTTCACTACAGATGTTAGTTAGAGTTTTCCATTTTTAGTGCCAATGCATGCTAATTATCAACCACATAATGCTAGCAGCACATACAGAATAAGCAGCTGGCAGCACATACAGAATAAGCAGCTGGCAGCACATACAGAATAAGCAGCGTGCACCTAGTTCCACCTTGGGCATCTAGTTTTATTTATGATGCTTGCAGCACAAACAAATTTTT
Protein-coding sequences here:
- the LOC110436587 gene encoding uncharacterized protein LOC110436587 isoform X1, whose amino-acid sequence is MPVFVVTKTMRCTWLRAARQVSTTSEPDLSANQNQGDTSNTEQANLTASVEVQTAIELNNTEQGNLTLSTEVESMGLNTTEQGTCTGTIQVRPRGETMGKEIDSISHGLGCPIPIIIKKGKRRPEAPMQAAKLASESGTIMRKNIKIYPNWTKYYKNNGEQLENLKGKLKIKFDINTDSSPVKAACEDILKGGVRQMRYRLKKKYFDGVPANQVRTTSPLKHMSDEEWRQLVDMWSSPEHKDKCAKNQLNREKVKYQQRTGSRSYIAQAYVVQEKYKDSEPTAINLFEEFHCSKTKGFSEPVKKAIDDMHAQEALTSPPVEDGQQAKTSIEAISKVLPKSNTFLRNVGIQQPAAKTPNVVKDLQTELDAKKLESARLQQELERLKAQAQESDAKVDKQAEEIASLRKMAAENQSLLRQMIAFGQSQIAPP
- the LOC110436587 gene encoding uncharacterized protein LOC110436587 isoform X2, translated to MPVFVVTKTMRCTWLRAARQVSTTSEPDLSANQNQGDTSNTEQGNLTLSTEVESMGLNTTEQGTCTGTIQVRPRGETMGKEIDSISHGLGCPIPIIIKKGKRRPEAPMQAAKLASESGTIMRKNIKIYPNWTKYYKNNGEQLENLKGKLKIKFDINTDSSPVKAACEDILKGGVRQMRYRLKKKYFDGVPANQVRTTSPLKHMSDEEWRQLVDMWSSPEHKDKCAKNQLNREKVKYQQRTGSRSYIAQAYVVQEKYKDSEPTAINLFEEFHCSKTKGFSEPVKKAIDDMHAQEALTSPPVEDGQQAKTSIEAISKVLPKSNTFLRNVGIQQPAAKTPNVVKDLQTELDAKKLESARLQQELERLKAQAQESDAKVDKQAEEIASLRKMAAENQSLLRQMIAFGQSQIAPP